In Candidatus Contubernalis alkalaceticus, the following proteins share a genomic window:
- the rpoB gene encoding DNA-directed RNA polymerase subunit beta yields the protein MASILKVGKRERRNFAQINEVLDLPDLVEVQRSSYQWFLNQGLQEMFHDISPIKDFTGNLILEFIGYTLGGPKYSVEECKERDVTYSVPLRVKVRLINKETGEVKEQEVFMGDFPLMTENGTFIINGAERVIVSQLVRSPGVYYNSSWDLSGRLLFTGTIIPNRGAWLEFETDANDVIFVRVDRTRKVPVTVLLRAIGYETDQDLKKLFDMDSRIDSTLEKDHTDSSDSGLLEIYKRLRPGEPLNVENARSLFQSLFFDPRRYDFAHVGRYKVNKKLSLTSRIIGKLLVEDVVDPETRAVLVEANTRVTEKVCDLLKEKKIKKVKIYGNENKACTVFTNGGVDLNIKNLTKEDILAAVGYLMNLMDGLGNTDDIDHLGNRRLRSVGELLQNQFRIGLSRMERVVRERMTIQDVDAITPQALINIRPVIAAIKEFFGSSQLSQFMDQTNPLAELTHKRRLSALGPGGLSRERAGFEVRDVHHSHYGRMCPIETPEGPNIGLIGSLSTYARINKYGFIETPYRKVDKEQGIATEEIVYLTADDEDNFVVAQANALLDENGYFLSSRISCRFKHEVLTKPAQEIDYMDVSPKQLVSVATALIPFLENDDANRALMGSNMQRQAVPLMQTEAPLVGTGMEYKAAKDSGVVVISRSNGEVFRVTADEIVIKRDDELDSRIINGRTGEIFDSPELTARLGKGLDMYKLQKFKRSNQGTCMNQKPFVRKGHRVEEGDVIADGPCTDFGELALGRNILVAFMPWEGYNYEDAILLSEKAVKEDVFTSIHIEEYEAEARDTKLGPEEITRDIPNVGEEALKDLDERGIIRSGAEVRAGDILVGKVTPKGETELTAEERLLRAIFGEKAREVRDTSLRVPHGESGMVVDVKVFAREAGDELPPGVNELVRVYVAQKRKISEGDKMAGRHGNKGVIARIMPEEDMPFLPDGRPVEIVLNPLGVPSRMNIGQVLEAHLGWASKALGIHMASPVFDGANEDDVFECLREAKYSDTGKTTLYDGRTGEPFDNEVAVGYVYMLKLAHLVDDKIHARSTGPYSLVTQQPLGGKAQFGGQRFGEMEVWALEAYGAAYTLQEILTVKSDDVIGRVKTYEAIVKGENIPEPGVPESFKVLVKELQSLGMDVKVFSEEAGEIPIREEEEEEITDLKEELEIDIEGKEREDQEDDDHEDIDNLEDEDSTEEEIDDALIKVVSLDDPEITNELDDVEFDLDDEDSFDIPEDDEDEDYLVEPRRKKKNRFKEEYIEDKLDEDLDEDLDEDIDEDEDFDEDEGLEEDEDI from the coding sequence ATGGCAAGTATCTTAAAGGTGGGTAAAAGAGAACGAAGAAATTTTGCCCAAATTAACGAAGTATTAGACCTGCCGGATTTGGTTGAAGTGCAGAGGAGCTCTTATCAGTGGTTTTTAAATCAGGGGCTTCAGGAGATGTTTCATGATATTTCTCCAATTAAAGACTTTACGGGAAATTTAATACTAGAATTTATTGGTTACACTTTGGGAGGGCCTAAATACTCTGTGGAGGAATGTAAGGAAAGGGATGTAACTTATTCCGTCCCCCTTAGAGTGAAGGTACGGTTAATCAACAAGGAAACAGGAGAGGTAAAAGAACAGGAAGTGTTCATGGGGGATTTTCCCCTGATGACGGAAAACGGCACCTTTATTATTAATGGCGCCGAAAGGGTAATTGTCAGCCAGTTGGTTCGCTCTCCAGGAGTATATTATAATTCTTCCTGGGATTTGAGCGGGAGACTACTATTTACAGGAACAATTATACCTAATCGGGGTGCATGGCTGGAATTTGAAACTGATGCCAACGATGTGATTTTTGTCAGGGTCGATAGAACCCGGAAAGTTCCTGTAACGGTGCTTTTAAGGGCTATTGGTTATGAAACGGATCAGGATCTGAAAAAACTTTTTGACATGGATTCCAGGATAGACAGTACCTTAGAAAAAGACCATACAGATTCCAGTGATTCGGGACTTTTAGAAATTTATAAAAGGTTAAGGCCCGGTGAGCCCCTAAATGTGGAAAACGCCCGGTCCTTATTCCAGTCCCTCTTTTTTGACCCCAGGCGTTATGATTTTGCCCATGTGGGCCGTTACAAAGTGAATAAAAAGCTTTCTTTGACCAGCAGGATTATAGGTAAACTGCTGGTAGAAGACGTTGTGGATCCGGAGACCAGGGCAGTATTGGTTGAAGCAAATACCAGGGTAACGGAAAAAGTATGCGATCTTTTAAAAGAAAAGAAGATTAAAAAGGTTAAAATATATGGTAATGAAAATAAAGCATGCACCGTATTTACCAACGGTGGAGTAGATTTAAATATTAAAAATTTAACTAAAGAGGATATTTTGGCTGCCGTGGGTTACCTGATGAACTTAATGGATGGGCTGGGCAACACAGATGATATTGACCACCTGGGTAATCGCCGCCTTCGTAGTGTAGGAGAACTGCTGCAGAACCAGTTTCGTATCGGGCTTTCCCGTATGGAAAGAGTGGTAAGGGAAAGAATGACCATTCAGGATGTGGATGCCATTACTCCCCAAGCCTTAATTAATATACGGCCGGTCATTGCCGCCATTAAAGAGTTTTTTGGTTCAAGTCAGCTTTCCCAGTTTATGGACCAGACAAACCCTCTGGCTGAGTTGACTCATAAAAGAAGACTGAGTGCCCTGGGCCCCGGAGGTTTAAGCCGGGAAAGAGCAGGGTTTGAAGTGAGGGATGTTCACCATTCTCACTACGGCAGGATGTGTCCCATCGAAACCCCTGAAGGTCCTAATATTGGACTGATTGGTTCTTTGAGCACCTACGCTAGAATAAATAAGTACGGTTTTATTGAGACCCCATATCGAAAGGTGGACAAAGAGCAGGGTATTGCTACTGAAGAGATTGTATACCTTACTGCAGATGACGAGGACAATTTTGTTGTTGCTCAAGCTAATGCTTTGTTGGACGAGAATGGCTACTTTTTAAGCAGCAGGATCAGCTGTCGTTTTAAACATGAAGTTTTGACCAAGCCTGCTCAGGAAATTGACTACATGGATGTTTCACCAAAACAATTGGTCAGTGTGGCTACTGCGCTGATTCCATTTTTGGAAAATGATGATGCCAACCGGGCTCTTATGGGTTCTAATATGCAGCGGCAGGCAGTTCCTTTGATGCAGACGGAGGCACCTCTGGTAGGAACAGGGATGGAGTATAAGGCGGCCAAGGATTCTGGTGTGGTGGTTATATCCCGTTCCAATGGAGAAGTATTCAGAGTCACTGCAGATGAGATCGTTATTAAAAGGGATGATGAACTGGACTCCCGGATCATCAACGGGAGGACGGGAGAAATATTTGACAGTCCAGAGTTAACAGCCCGGTTAGGCAAGGGGCTGGATATGTATAAATTGCAAAAGTTTAAAAGGTCTAACCAAGGTACCTGCATGAACCAGAAGCCCTTTGTACGAAAAGGCCATCGGGTAGAGGAGGGCGATGTGATTGCTGATGGCCCCTGCACCGATTTTGGAGAACTGGCATTAGGCCGGAACATCTTGGTTGCTTTTATGCCTTGGGAGGGCTATAACTATGAAGATGCTATTTTACTCAGTGAAAAGGCTGTAAAAGAGGATGTGTTTACCTCCATACATATTGAAGAATACGAGGCGGAAGCCAGGGATACCAAACTGGGGCCGGAGGAAATAACCCGGGATATTCCAAATGTGGGGGAAGAAGCGTTGAAGGACTTGGATGAGAGGGGCATTATCCGCTCTGGAGCGGAAGTCAGGGCTGGAGATATTCTGGTGGGGAAAGTGACCCCCAAGGGAGAGACGGAACTTACTGCCGAAGAAAGGCTGCTGCGGGCCATATTTGGTGAAAAGGCCCGGGAAGTCAGGGATACCTCTTTGAGGGTTCCCCATGGTGAATCCGGTATGGTTGTGGATGTGAAGGTGTTTGCCCGGGAAGCAGGAGACGAACTTCCCCCCGGAGTAAATGAACTGGTCAGGGTTTACGTAGCTCAAAAAAGAAAAATATCAGAAGGGGATAAGATGGCCGGCCGCCATGGCAACAAAGGGGTTATCGCCAGAATCATGCCGGAGGAGGATATGCCCTTCCTACCTGACGGCAGGCCTGTGGAAATCGTGTTGAATCCATTGGGAGTGCCCTCCCGGATGAATATAGGACAGGTGTTGGAAGCACACCTGGGTTGGGCGTCTAAAGCCCTGGGCATTCATATGGCCTCTCCGGTTTTTGATGGTGCCAATGAGGATGACGTGTTTGAATGTCTGAGAGAAGCTAAATATTCTGACACCGGAAAAACTACTCTCTATGACGGTAGGACCGGTGAACCATTTGATAATGAGGTTGCTGTAGGTTATGTTTACATGCTCAAACTGGCTCATTTAGTGGATGATAAAATACACGCTCGTTCCACGGGGCCATATTCCCTGGTAACCCAACAGCCCCTGGGCGGGAAAGCTCAATTTGGGGGCCAGAGGTTTGGAGAGATGGAGGTTTGGGCTTTGGAGGCCTACGGTGCCGCCTATACCCTACAGGAAATACTGACGGTAAAGTCTGATGATGTAATAGGCCGGGTGAAAACTTATGAGGCCATTGTAAAGGGAGAAAATATTCCGGAACCTGGAGTTCCGGAGTCATTTAAGGTTTTAGTAAAGGAACTGCAGTCCCTGGGAATGGACGTTAAGGTATTCAGTGAAGAGGCCGGAGAAATTCCTATCCGTGAGGAGGAAGAGGAAGAAATAACTGATTTGAAAGAAGAACTGGAAATTGATATTGAGGGTAAGGAACGGGAAGACCAAGAAGATGATGACCATGAAGACATAGATAATCTGGAAGACGAAGATAGTACAGAGGAAGAAATAGATGATGCTCTTATTAAAGTGGTATCCCTGGATGATCCAGAAATAACCAATGAGCTGGATGATGTAGAATTTGATTTGGATGATGAAGATTCATTTGATATACCTGAGGATGATGAAGACGAAGACTATCTAGTTGAACCACGACGAAAGAAGAAAAACAGATTTAAAGAGGAATATATAGAAGATAAATTGGATGAAGATCTTGATGAAGATCTTGATGAAGATATCGATGAAGATGAAGATTTTGATGAAGATGAAGGCCTGGAAGAAGACGAAGATATTTAA
- the rpoC gene encoding DNA-directed RNA polymerase subunit beta', whose product MFDVNNFDAIKIGLASPGQIREWSRGEVKKPETINYRTLKPEREGLFCEKIFGPQRDWECHCGKYKRVRYKGIVCDRCGVEVTRSKVRRERMGHIELAAPVSHIWYFKGIPSRLGLLLDMSPRALEKILYFAAYVVIDAGESGLTKKQLLTETEYRELLEQHSQLIKAGKGFRAEMGAEAIKKLLEEIDLEQLSKELRAELRSTTGQKRIRAVRRLEVVEAFRKSGNSPYWMVLDVIPVIPPDLRPMVQLDGGRFATSDLNDLYRRVINRNNRLKRLLDLGAPDIIVRNEKRMLQEAVDALIDNGRRGRPVTGPGNRPLKSLSDMLKGKQGRFRQNLLGKRVDYSGRSVIVVGPELKMYQCGLPKEMALELFKPFVMKKLVNDGLAHNIKSAKRMVEKVKPEVWDVLEEVIKDHPVLLNRAPTLHRLGIQAFEPVLVEGRAIQIHPLVCTAYNADFDGDQMAVHVPLSAEAQAEARLLMLSAHNILNPKDGAPVTTPTQDMVLGCYYLTIEKEGAKGEGKRFLHPQEAILAFHTGVIDLQAKICVNIRDYNKKIQNMSDSLNQGTAPIYLITTAGKLIFNEIFPEDFPYINSHNLVQAVSQDDIISEKGVDIREIIKMRETRDTVKKELLGKLIALCFRKYGSTRTAEILDHMKKLGFSYATKAGVTVAIADIIIPEEKPAIIGSSEQEVQVIEKEFRRGLITEDERYSRVISVWTRARENVTEALMNNLDRFNPIFMMAHSGARGNVGQISQLAGMRGLMADPTGRIIDLPIKANFREGLTVLEYFISTHGARKGLADTALKTADSGYLTRRLVDVSQDVIVREEDCGTENGIEVMEIKDGNEIIEELGERLVGRYVIEDIIHPQTGQVIVKKNHLIDEEKGDEIIKSGLKQLNIRSVLTCRSRYGVCVKCYGRNLATGMIVEIGESVGIIAAQSIGEPGTQLTMRTFHTGGVAGDDITQGLPRIEELFEARKPKGLAIISEIEGTVEIREARNKREVKVMPQYGEPKVYNVPYGARLKVANGDNISAGTELTEGSINPHDLLKVKGPRGVQLYLLQEVQRVYKFQGVDINDKHIEIIIRQMLKKVKAEDSGDTDLLPGGLVDVFQFEDVNREVEEQGGQPASARSVLLGITKASLATDSFLSAASFQETTRVLTEAAIKGRVDPLLGLKENVIIGKLIPAGTGMSRYRNIRIRIPEQEQDVLTEVIPEEETVESPAEMVDNTTV is encoded by the coding sequence TTGTTCGATGTTAATAACTTTGATGCTATAAAGATTGGGTTGGCTTCCCCTGGGCAGATCAGGGAATGGTCCCGGGGAGAAGTTAAAAAGCCGGAGACCATTAACTACAGGACCTTAAAGCCGGAACGGGAGGGGCTTTTCTGTGAGAAAATATTTGGCCCTCAGCGGGATTGGGAATGTCACTGTGGTAAATACAAAAGGGTCCGATATAAAGGGATTGTGTGCGATCGGTGTGGGGTAGAAGTAACCCGGTCTAAAGTGCGTCGGGAAAGAATGGGACACATTGAACTGGCTGCACCTGTTTCCCATATTTGGTATTTCAAAGGGATTCCCAGTCGCCTCGGCCTCCTTCTGGATATGTCTCCCCGGGCTCTGGAAAAGATTTTATACTTTGCAGCTTACGTGGTTATAGATGCCGGTGAAAGCGGTTTGACTAAAAAGCAGCTGCTTACAGAGACAGAATACCGGGAACTTTTAGAACAGCATAGTCAGCTGATTAAGGCAGGCAAAGGGTTCAGGGCTGAAATGGGAGCAGAAGCTATTAAAAAGCTTCTGGAAGAAATTGATTTAGAACAGCTTTCCAAAGAGCTTCGGGCAGAATTGAGGTCAACCACCGGGCAGAAGAGAATCAGGGCGGTGCGCCGCCTGGAGGTGGTAGAGGCATTCCGTAAATCGGGCAACTCTCCATATTGGATGGTCCTGGATGTTATTCCGGTTATTCCACCGGATCTGCGGCCTATGGTTCAGCTGGATGGAGGTAGATTCGCTACTTCAGATTTAAATGACCTTTACCGCAGGGTGATTAACCGGAACAACCGCTTAAAAAGATTGTTAGATTTGGGTGCCCCGGATATTATCGTGCGCAATGAAAAGAGGATGCTTCAAGAGGCTGTGGATGCCTTGATCGATAATGGCCGCCGGGGAAGGCCGGTAACAGGGCCGGGAAATCGTCCCTTGAAATCTTTAAGCGATATGTTAAAAGGTAAGCAGGGCCGCTTTCGTCAGAATCTGCTGGGAAAACGGGTGGATTACTCAGGACGGTCCGTAATCGTGGTGGGGCCGGAATTAAAGATGTACCAGTGTGGTTTGCCTAAAGAAATGGCTCTGGAGTTATTTAAACCTTTTGTTATGAAAAAATTGGTCAATGACGGTTTAGCCCATAACATAAAAAGCGCTAAGCGCATGGTAGAAAAGGTTAAACCTGAGGTTTGGGATGTCCTGGAGGAAGTTATTAAGGACCATCCGGTGCTGTTGAACCGGGCGCCTACACTACACCGCTTGGGGATTCAAGCGTTTGAACCGGTGCTGGTTGAGGGAAGGGCTATCCAAATCCATCCTTTAGTTTGTACTGCTTACAACGCTGATTTTGACGGAGACCAAATGGCCGTTCATGTTCCTCTGTCTGCAGAGGCTCAGGCGGAAGCCAGGCTTCTTATGCTTTCCGCCCATAATATCTTGAATCCCAAGGATGGTGCTCCGGTGACCACCCCTACACAGGATATGGTTTTAGGTTGTTACTATCTGACCATAGAAAAAGAAGGGGCTAAAGGTGAAGGTAAGCGTTTCCTCCATCCTCAGGAGGCTATTTTGGCCTTTCATACGGGAGTAATTGACCTGCAGGCCAAAATTTGTGTTAATATTCGAGACTATAATAAAAAAATACAAAATATGAGCGATTCTTTAAACCAGGGAACTGCTCCGATATACTTGATTACTACGGCGGGAAAACTGATTTTTAACGAAATTTTCCCTGAGGATTTTCCTTATATCAATTCCCATAATTTGGTTCAGGCTGTTTCTCAAGATGATATAATCTCTGAAAAAGGAGTAGATATCAGGGAAATAATTAAAATGAGGGAAACCAGGGATACTGTTAAAAAGGAGTTGTTAGGTAAGCTCATTGCCCTCTGTTTCCGCAAATATGGAAGTACTCGGACAGCGGAAATTTTAGACCATATGAAGAAATTGGGCTTTTCCTACGCTACTAAGGCCGGAGTTACCGTGGCTATTGCTGATATCATAATTCCGGAGGAAAAACCTGCTATAATTGGATCTTCAGAACAGGAGGTTCAAGTGATTGAAAAGGAGTTCAGGCGGGGCTTAATTACCGAGGATGAGAGGTACTCCCGGGTCATTTCTGTATGGACCAGGGCTCGGGAAAATGTTACCGAAGCTTTGATGAACAATCTAGATCGTTTCAATCCTATATTTATGATGGCTCATTCCGGGGCTCGGGGTAATGTTGGACAGATTTCTCAGCTGGCGGGGATGCGGGGACTTATGGCAGACCCTACCGGTCGGATCATTGACCTTCCTATTAAGGCTAATTTCCGAGAGGGCCTGACGGTGTTGGAATATTTTATCTCTACCCACGGGGCCAGAAAGGGACTGGCGGATACAGCTCTTAAGACGGCTGACTCCGGATATTTGACCCGAAGGCTGGTGGATGTATCCCAGGACGTAATTGTCCGGGAAGAGGACTGCGGCACTGAAAACGGTATAGAAGTCATGGAAATCAAAGACGGAAATGAAATCATTGAAGAGCTGGGTGAACGGTTAGTGGGTAGATATGTCATTGAGGATATTATTCATCCCCAGACCGGTCAGGTTATTGTGAAGAAGAATCATTTGATAGACGAAGAAAAAGGCGATGAAATTATAAAAAGCGGGTTGAAACAGCTGAATATCCGCTCGGTTTTGACCTGCCGCTCCCGATATGGTGTGTGTGTTAAATGCTATGGCCGGAATCTGGCCACCGGGATGATTGTGGAAATCGGTGAATCCGTAGGGATTATAGCTGCCCAGTCTATTGGTGAACCGGGGACTCAGCTTACCATGCGTACCTTCCATACCGGGGGTGTAGCCGGGGATGATATTACCCAGGGTCTCCCCAGGATTGAAGAACTTTTTGAAGCCAGGAAACCAAAAGGATTGGCTATTATCAGTGAGATCGAAGGGACTGTGGAAATCAGAGAGGCCAGAAACAAGAGAGAAGTTAAGGTGATGCCTCAGTATGGTGAGCCCAAAGTATATAATGTCCCTTACGGAGCCAGGTTGAAAGTTGCTAACGGAGATAATATCTCTGCCGGGACGGAATTAACAGAGGGCTCCATCAATCCCCATGACCTTTTGAAAGTAAAAGGGCCCCGGGGTGTACAGCTTTATTTGCTGCAGGAAGTGCAGAGGGTTTACAAGTTCCAGGGAGTGGATATCAACGATAAGCATATTGAAATTATAATCCGGCAGATGCTGAAAAAAGTGAAGGCAGAGGATTCCGGGGATACAGACCTGCTGCCGGGAGGTCTGGTGGATGTCTTCCAATTTGAGGATGTGAATCGGGAAGTAGAGGAGCAAGGAGGTCAGCCTGCTTCAGCCCGTTCGGTTCTGCTGGGTATAACCAAGGCGTCTCTGGCTACGGATTCTTTCTTGTCAGCTGCCTCATTCCAGGAAACCACCAGGGTGCTCACCGAGGCTGCCATCAAGGGCCGGGTAGATCCCCTGTTAGGGTTGAAAGAAAACGTGATTATAGGTAAACTGATTCCAGCAGGGACAGGGATGTCCAGGTACCGGAATATTCGAATCAGGATACCTGAGCAGGAACAGGATGTGTTGACGGAGGTAATTCCAGAAGAAGAAACTGTGGAAAGCCCTGCAGAAATGGTTGACAACACGACTGTGTGA
- a CDS encoding L7Ae/L30e/S12e/Gadd45 family ribosomal protein, which yields MTLERLQGAVKTVIGTKQTMKAVKNHEAKLVFVALDAENRVTRPVQDLCNEHNIEIVEIPLMDELGKACGIKVGAAMVAILRD from the coding sequence ATGACATTGGAACGTTTGCAGGGGGCCGTCAAAACAGTAATTGGTACCAAGCAGACAATGAAAGCTGTTAAAAACCATGAAGCTAAATTAGTTTTTGTAGCTCTAGATGCGGAAAACAGGGTCACCAGGCCTGTTCAGGATCTATGCAATGAACATAATATTGAGATTGTAGAAATACCCCTGATGGATGAGCTGGGAAAAGCCTGTGGTATTAAAGTGGGCGCAGCTATGGTTGCTATTTTGAGAGATTAG
- the rpsL gene encoding 30S ribosomal protein S12 has product MPTISQLVRKGRRVIKKKSTSPALEESPQKRGVCTRVSTTTPKKPNSALRKIARVRLTNGMEVTAYIPGVGHNLQEHSVVLVRGGRVKDLPGVRYHLVRGALDSAGVENRAKSRSKYGTKLKK; this is encoded by the coding sequence ATGCCTACCATAAGTCAACTGGTAAGAAAGGGAAGACGGGTGATAAAGAAAAAATCAACGTCTCCGGCTTTAGAAGAATCCCCCCAAAAGAGGGGTGTATGCACCAGGGTATCCACAACTACTCCCAAGAAGCCTAACTCTGCTCTGAGAAAAATCGCCAGGGTTCGGCTCACCAACGGAATGGAAGTGACTGCTTATATCCCCGGTGTGGGCCATAACCTGCAGGAACACTCAGTGGTCTTGGTAAGGGGCGGAAGGGTGAAAGACCTGCCTGGAGTTAGATACCATTTAGTCAGAGGAGCCCTAGACTCTGCCGGGGTTGAAAACAGGGCAAAATCCCGCAGTAAATACGGTACCAAATTAAAGAAATAG
- the rpsG gene encoding 30S ribosomal protein S7: MPRKGSVPKRDVLADPIYNSKLVTRFINKLMLDGKRGKAQEIFYSALDIIKEKAGREPIEVFEEAIKNVAPVLEVKPRRVGGATYQVPLEVSPDRKMILSIRWLVGYARGRGEKTMAQRLAGELMDAANSMGTSFKKKEDTHKMAEANKAFAHYRW; the protein is encoded by the coding sequence GTGCCTAGGAAAGGATCTGTACCAAAACGGGATGTATTAGCTGACCCTATTTATAACAGTAAGTTAGTTACCCGGTTTATTAATAAATTAATGTTGGATGGGAAAAGAGGCAAAGCCCAGGAAATTTTTTACTCTGCCCTGGATATTATAAAGGAAAAGGCAGGAAGGGAACCCATTGAGGTTTTTGAAGAAGCCATTAAGAATGTTGCACCCGTTTTGGAGGTAAAACCCCGAAGGGTGGGTGGAGCCACTTATCAAGTGCCCCTGGAAGTGAGTCCAGACAGAAAAATGATTCTGTCTATACGCTGGTTGGTAGGGTATGCACGGGGTCGAGGGGAGAAAACCATGGCCCAAAGGCTGGCTGGGGAACTAATGGATGCCGCCAATTCCATGGGAACATCCTTTAAAAAGAAAGAAGACACCCATAAAATGGCTGAGGCCAACAAGGCTTTTGCCCATTATAGATGGTAG
- the fusA gene encoding elongation factor G, translating to MPRLFALEKVRNIGIMAHIDAGKTTTTERILFYTGRVHRLGEVHDGAATMDWMVQEQERGITITSAATTCIWKDFQVNIIDTPGHVDFTVEVERALRVLDGAVGVFCAKGGVEPQSETVWRQADKYRVPRIAYINKMDIMGADFFSVLNAMREKLKAKVLPLQIPIGSESSFKGFVDLIRLKAIIYVDDLGTKSDESEIPEELKELALEHREKILETLAELDEDIMDKYLEGKEISIEDIKKAIRKTTIATQLVPVLCGSSYKNKGVQPLLDSVVDYLPSPDDIDAIKGFTEDNQEETLRKYSDDEHFSALSFKIMTDPYVGKLTFIRIYSGRLTTGMTIYNSTKGKKERVGRILRMHANHREEVKEVYTGDIVALVGMRFTSTGDTLCDEKAPVLLENIQFPEPVIDVAIEPKTKADQEKMSISLQKLSEEDPTFRAYTDEETGQIIISGMGELHLEIIIDRLLREFHVDANVGKPQVAYKETIRGKVKVEGKFVRQSGGRGQYGHVWLELEPLTTGKGYEFEDKIVGGKVPREYIPSVDTGVKEAMTNGVLAGYPVVDVKVSLVDGSYHDVDSSDMAFKIAGSMAFKQGVLKAKPALLEPMMKIEVVIPEEYMGDIMGDVSSRRGRIEGMEPRSGSQVIKAFVPLSEMFGYATTLRSKTQGRGTYSMEFSYYEEVPKSVATEIIEKYGS from the coding sequence ATGCCAAGGCTGTTTGCACTAGAAAAAGTTAGAAATATAGGAATTATGGCCCATATTGATGCCGGAAAGACCACCACAACGGAACGCATCCTGTTTTATACAGGAAGGGTTCATCGTCTGGGGGAGGTACATGATGGAGCAGCTACCATGGACTGGATGGTCCAGGAGCAGGAAAGAGGCATTACTATAACCTCAGCCGCTACCACCTGCATATGGAAGGATTTTCAGGTGAACATTATTGACACACCAGGCCACGTTGACTTTACTGTTGAGGTGGAAAGGGCTTTGCGGGTCCTGGATGGGGCCGTGGGAGTGTTTTGTGCTAAAGGCGGAGTTGAACCGCAGTCTGAAACCGTTTGGCGTCAGGCAGATAAGTATCGTGTTCCCCGAATTGCTTATATCAACAAGATGGATATCATGGGTGCTGATTTTTTTAGTGTTCTAAATGCCATGCGGGAAAAGCTTAAAGCGAAAGTGCTGCCGCTGCAGATACCCATTGGAAGCGAAAGCTCTTTTAAAGGTTTTGTAGACCTTATTCGCTTAAAAGCCATCATTTATGTAGACGATTTAGGAACCAAAAGTGATGAATCGGAAATTCCTGAAGAGCTGAAGGAGTTGGCTTTGGAACACCGGGAAAAGATCCTGGAAACCTTGGCCGAACTGGACGAAGATATTATGGATAAGTATCTGGAGGGCAAAGAAATTTCCATAGAAGATATTAAAAAAGCGATTCGCAAAACCACCATTGCCACACAACTGGTGCCGGTGCTCTGCGGTTCCTCTTATAAAAACAAAGGGGTACAGCCTCTGTTAGATTCGGTGGTAGATTATCTTCCATCTCCTGATGATATCGATGCTATCAAAGGATTTACCGAAGATAACCAGGAGGAAACTCTGCGGAAATACTCTGACGATGAGCACTTTTCAGCTCTGAGTTTTAAGATTATGACTGATCCGTATGTAGGGAAACTTACTTTTATAAGGATTTATTCCGGTAGGCTTACTACAGGTATGACCATTTACAATTCTACCAAGGGTAAAAAAGAAAGAGTTGGTAGAATATTGAGGATGCATGCCAACCACAGAGAAGAGGTAAAAGAAGTTTATACCGGGGACATAGTAGCCCTGGTGGGAATGCGCTTTACTTCTACAGGGGATACCCTGTGTGATGAAAAGGCACCGGTGCTTTTGGAAAATATTCAATTCCCCGAACCGGTAATCGATGTGGCTATAGAGCCTAAGACCAAGGCAGACCAGGAAAAAATGTCCATATCCCTGCAGAAACTGTCGGAGGAGGATCCTACTTTTAGGGCTTATACCGACGAGGAAACAGGTCAGATAATTATTTCCGGCATGGGTGAACTGCACCTGGAAATCATCATTGACCGCCTGCTGCGGGAGTTTCATGTGGATGCCAATGTGGGCAAACCCCAGGTAGCTTACAAAGAAACTATCCGAGGAAAAGTTAAGGTGGAAGGAAAGTTTGTCCGTCAATCCGGTGGAAGAGGCCAGTATGGCCATGTCTGGCTGGAACTGGAACCGCTAACAACGGGAAAAGGGTACGAATTTGAAGATAAGATTGTTGGGGGGAAAGTTCCCAGAGAATACATTCCTTCAGTGGATACCGGTGTAAAGGAAGCCATGACTAATGGTGTCCTGGCAGGTTATCCCGTGGTGGACGTTAAGGTTTCTTTGGTAGATGGTTCTTACCATGATGTGGATTCTTCAGATATGGCATTTAAAATTGCTGGATCTATGGCCTTTAAACAGGGGGTCCTAAAAGCAAAGCCGGCTCTTTTAGAGCCTATGATGAAAATTGAAGTGGTAATTCCTGAAGAATATATGGGGGATATTATGGGGGACGTAAGTTCACGCCGGGGTAGAATTGAAGGAATGGAGCCCCGGTCAGGATCCCAAGTAATTAAGGCCTTTGTTCCCCTGTCTGAGATGTTTGGTTATGCCACCACACTTCGTTCAAAGACCCAGGGAAGGGGAACCTATTCAATGGAATTTTCCTATTATGAAGAGGTGCCCAAATCTGTGGCCACAGAAATCATTGAGAAATACGGTTCTTAA